In a genomic window of Melitaea cinxia chromosome 25, ilMelCinx1.1, whole genome shotgun sequence:
- the LOC123665965 gene encoding probable galactose-1-phosphate uridylyltransferase has translation MNQFEATEHQHVRYNPLKDEWILVSPHRCKRPWSGQTEQAPEEQPPDPNNPLRAGAVRANGQKNPPYTSTYVFPNDFPALLERVPEPPPPEHLLFQASQAKGTCRVMCFHPDSSMTIPLMSVDEIMAVIEEWINQLQELGRRYTWVQIFENKGAVMGCSNPHPHCQIWASSFLPNEPRVKERYQREYYTKFGKSMLVEYLEQELKQKDRIVVQNSEWVALVPYWAAWPYETMVLPINNRPQRMTDLNESQKKGLAEIMKMLCTKYDNLFNCSFPYSMGWHGAPTGPSKKPGDSPHWLFHGIYLPPLLRSATVKKFMVGYEMLAQPQRDLTPEQAAQKLRECDLVHYKNKK, from the exons AACACCAGCACGTGAGATACAATCCCCTCAAAGACGAGTGGATTCTGGTGTCACCTCACAGGTGTAAGCGACCCTGGAGCGGGCAGACGGAACAGGCGCCAGAAGAACAGCCTCCAGACCCAAACAACCCTTTGAGAGCTGGTGCTGTTAGGGCTAATGGACAG AAAAATCCACCCTACACATCAACATACGTATTCCCGAACGACTTTCCAGCACTTCTCGAAAGAGTACCGGAACCGCCCCCGCCTGAACATCTTCTGTTCCAGGCGTCCCAGGCGAAAGGAACCTGCAG AGTAATGTGCTTCCATCCTGATTCATCAATGACAATACCCCTTATGTCGGTTGATGAAATAATGGCTGTAATTGAAGA ATGGATAAATCAGTTGCAAGAGCTAGGTCGTCGCTACACGTGGGTACAGATATTTGAGAACAAGGGCGCTGTAATGGGATGCTCTAACCCCCACCCCCACTGCCAGATTTGGGCTTCTAGTTTTCTTCCGAATGAACCACGGGTTAAGGAgag GTATCAAAGGGAGTATTACACTAAATTTGGCAAATCGATGTTAGTCGAGTATTTGGAACAGGAGCTGAAACAAAAG GATCGTATAGTAGTCCAAAACTCAGAATGGGTCGCCCTAGTCCCATACTGGGCTGCTTGGCCATATGAAACTATGGTTCTACCCATAAACAATAGACCGCAAAGGATGACAGATCTCAATGAGAGTCAGAAGAAGGGCTTGGCGGAGATCATGAAGATGCTGTGTACGAAATATGATAATCTTTTCAACTGTAGCTTCCCTTACAGCATGGGGTGGCAtg GTGCACCAACCGGCCCATCAAAGAAACCAGGTGATTCCCCCCACTGGTTGTTCCATGGCATCTACCTGCCCCCACTACTCAGGTCAGCCACTGTCAAGAAGTTCATGGTTGGGTATGAAATGCTGGCTCAACCACAAAGAGACTTGACACCTGAACAGGCTGCCCAGAAGTTGAGAGAGTGTGATTTAGtccattataaaaataaaaaatag